TGAAGAATAAGGGTCGAAGAGGAAGCCGGCTTGATCTGGAGACAGGACACTCAGCGTGTCATCCTCCATGGTCTTGTCTCGCTGGTCAGAGCCTGGCCACCTGCCAGAGACTGTGACAGTGACAGGCAGTGACGTGACGCCGCTGCCCGGCTGCGGACTGGTGCTCCTGGAACGCAGCTTGGGTGTGGACTCGCCCTCATAGtcgtcgtcctcgtcctcATCTTCGTCAACATCATCCGCGTCTTCGTCCATACCGTCTGAATATTCGGCGTCGGAGAACTGATGTTTGGCCGTGATCGCCACCTCCGTCTTGGATTCTTGCGGCGCCTCgtctactttaaaaaaaaaacacaacaaaagaaacCGACTGTATGTGAAGTGAAATTTATGCAACCCATGTTGCCCCGCTGACTTTAATATTTTCAAGACCGGTCGATAATCGTATTCTTACCATGTTCCTGAATCTCCGTGTCATCCATTGTCACTGACACACCTAGCTCTagacatttcttcatgtgcgcTTTCGACTTCATGTGCTTCGTCAGGTTTCcttttgagaaagaaaaacaaggatTAACCTAAATTTCTGGCCTATGCGAGCAAACGAGGACTCGGCAGAAAGACAAATTACGCGACTTAACAAATCAGCTGATACTGTAAAAGCTCGAAATAATGTTCCGCTGCGGCTGCATTTCCACATTATGATCATCATGCACATTTTTGGACTACTTTCCAGACTTTCCATTGCAATCAAGACTCTTGAATAAATCCCACGAgagcggaaaaaaaagtcaacctctacttcatttcatttcaatcttTCCACACCAACACTTACCTTTCGTTTTGAATGCAAAGTTGCAGACCTTGCAGATATAGGGCCTCACATCCGTATGGGTTCGAATATGTTTCTTGAGCATGCTGGGCTTTTTGCAGCGGATGCCGCACTCCTcgcaaatgtattttcctcGTCCGCGGCCACGAACGTACACGTAGTCCTCATTGGACTTGTACCTgacaacaggaaaaaaatgagtggCGAGTACTTTGTAACACTGACGAAGCGCCTTCGGACCGGGTTACTGACCCTCCCTCAAAGATCTTGATGCGCGTCGGAGCTGTTTGGGTATTTGACGCCTCCCTCTCCTTCCACTCTTCCTTGGCAGCCTTGAGTCTGAAGCTGGTGTCTTTCACCTTCTTGCCCGGGTTGACGTCTGCCTCTTTGGGCTCCggtttcctctgcagctgaatCGGACCAGCAAACGTATTGTTAACACGCTGGATGTAACATGACTCGGTCAGCCACTGTACACGGCGTGGTTGGCAAACACGAAGTGCATTTCTTCATTTGTATGGTCATAGTCTCGTGGCCTTGGACATTGTGATTTCTAGCTCTTGTGGTTTGGTATTGTCCgtagtatattttttttattcatagatttattttttatacttAGGCTATTGTACTATAGTAATTCGATGACTCGTGCCACTCTCATGAGCAAACCCCGGGTGTAGAAAGCAAAGAGGGCTTTTGTTTAATTTCCTCACCTGTTCGCCCGTCTGCCGCCACAGGACAAGGGATGAAACCAGTTTCCCATTGCCAGGCTGACACATGGCAGCCATTGAGTAGATCAACTTGCCTCCCTTCTGTTTGGAGTGCAGCAAGGCCAGCGCGGCACTGGTGCTTAACTCCGGCGGATTGGGATTGCGTGAGCTGACATGCCAGGTGTCATAGACGGAACACGGAGCTCCACCACCGCCGCCTTCTTCGCCGTCGTGGGAGCAGCTCGGCTTGGTGTAGCTGAGATAACACCAGCTCACACCTGTCGCCGTGCGAAGACTTGGAAAGGAAGACGGCGTCCCCCGACGCTCCGCCTCTGCGACCAGGATGTCCCGGCTGAAGAGCGCCAACGTCCTCGTTTCCATCTGCGCCCGTTTATCCGTGCCTGCTTGTTTCAGATGCGGAGGCGAGCTGGTATCCAAGGAGCTGCTCTCCATAGCAGACTCCACGCTGTGTTCTTCGGTCACTTGTCGAGGCGTGATAAATTTTCTCCTGTGTGAATCATCCTCCAAGTGGCCCTTGCCCAGCTCCACTGCACTCAGCTCCTTCACAATTTGTCCAAACATCCTTTCCTCCTTCACACGCTTCTGCTGCTTGACTTCCATAAAGAGGTCTAAGCTGCTGGCGGGCGAGAGCATGCGTTTGCTCGCGCAGCCGCTGGACGCGTTGGTGGTGGAGATGGTCCGAGAGGTGAGGGAAAGGGGGATGCCAGTCTTGAGTTTGGCCGAGGATAGGTCCAAGGCTTCCACGGAGACTGAGTGTGTGGTGGCTCGATTCTGAGAGGCAGCTAATGCAGGGCTAACTTTATCGTAGTGATTGTCAAAGATCTGTGACACAGATGTGTACGTGAGGCTTCCGTAGCTCGGCACGTGAGTCTGGAGTCTTACGGGGATTAACAAACCGGGATGCGGGAGCTGGGGGAGTGCGATGGGCAGCGATGAAGGGCTTGCGCCAccacaaaatatttgcacGTGTGAGGCCTCAGTGTCCATGCTCAGTGACTCCTGGCGCACCAAATTCCCCCTCTGTCTCTCCTTTGCCAAGTCCCCGAGTCTAACTTTGGATGTTGGATCGAGGCTTCCATAGTCAAACGATACGCTGCGTACCTCTGGGAACTCCTTGCGCAAGTTGCAAGGGGCCTGCTCCGAGGAGGAGCGTCTCATTTCATGTTGCTGACGCTGATGGAGAACAGAGAGCGAGTGGCCGCTTCCCGGCACAGCTAAGAGCTCCAGAGGCTTGCCAAATTCATCCTGCCTGGCAGGAGAAACCGGCTTCAGGCTCTCCTCCCTGTCAAAGGAGAAAGTGGAGCTGTAGGATAAGTTGCTGTCCTGACTGGGGCTTCGTGAGAGACTGGTGCAGGCCGATTCAAAACTGGACTCCCCCGAGGAGTGCTCAATGTCAGCAAGGCGCAACCTTTTCTTCTTTGGGGGGAGTTTTTCAGGGGGGAACTGAGCTAAAGTTTCACTCCGCTGCGGCCATTGAAACTCTTCCACATGCTTCTCCGGCTCCTTCACCGGCACGTCCGGAGCTTTGTCCGGACTGTCGGGCTCCACGGTGACTCTGATCTCCGGTACTTGTATATTGGGCTGTCGCACCAGTTTAGCACCCAACTGAAAGGACTGCCTCAGTGTGCCATCGCCCCTGTCTATCTCAAAAGACTCCTCCATGGGCTGAAATGAGGAGAAGCTCTCCTCCCTCTGCCTGAGGCTCTTGTAGGACTCGGACTGGTCGGCATGCGGCCTGTTGATGAAGTTTGTGTGCTGGATAACCGAAATGACATTTCCTAATGTTTTTCGAGCACACATTTCAGGGCTGACTGAGATGTCCATGTCAATCCTGTCCAGCTGCATACTCAAACGTCCTTTCAGGACGCCGACCGCACCGTGTCCGGCTAGCTTCGACTCGTAATCCTTACCGGAGTCAAACATTTCTTCACACTGTCCGTGATGCACCTCATACTGAGGTGGCAGATCTTCCTCTTCCCGTTTTTCCTTCCGGCGCTTCCGGGTCGCTAGTTCCATGGCATGCCTCTGCAGGTTCACACTCGGCGGATAATCCATTTCCGGTCCCGCAGGTGACATCTCGCTTGCCTTCCCGTGGCCGTCGCTGTCCACGTGGCCCTCGTGGGACGGCAGCTCGAAAGCAGCTTGCCGCCGCAGTCTCCTCATGCCCGCGTTGCTTGTTCTCTCGTCGAACGAGTGGCTGCCCCGGAGGGCCTGGGGCATGGTCAGGCTGACCGCCGAGGACGTGGGCATGGAGTTGCTCCTGAGGAGGGTTCCCATGTCAGAGCCAGTGTCCAGCTGTGCTTCTTTCATCTCTTCCCTGGTGAAGGACTTTGTATTTATTCTGATTGACTCGACTGTGTCTTTTTCCTGGGTGAAAACCCGAGAAACTCCTTTCTCTGAGTATCGTTCTACCTCACCGGAATCTGTGTAGCAAGCAACTGTGGTCTGCTTGGGGCTGGGCTTGTAACACTTCCCGAACATAATTTCCTGGTAGGATTTGGCGTTAGCGTTCGGGGGGCTAGTCTGATGCTCGGCACTTTCAGATCGGGAAAAATAGCCGGAATCCGTGCTGCCTTTACTCGACTGACTCGGAAGGGACAGATTGTGTTCCGAGTCGCTGCTCCTTTTCTCCGACAGGCGAAGTGCGAGCCGTTGTTTAATTGTGCAAGATTGAATTGCACGATTAGCCTCAACAGTGGTGACAGGAATGGGATTGATTTCCGGTAGGTGGGATGAGCTGTCCTGAGTCGACGTTGACATCGCCGATGCCTTTTTGTGAGAAATGAGGTTTAGCACTTTGACAGCGGTGTGATCGGAGGTCTCCGCCGGGGAGTCCAACAGCAGCAGCGGGTCACTGAACGTGTCGTCGTCAGTGTCTGTACTTTGCTCGCCGTCAGAGAACAAATCCCCGTCGCCTTCAAAAGACCCTTGGTCCACGTTGACATTGTGAGGGAACGGCGGGGTTCCAGCTTTGACCGAGTGAGCGTGGGACTTGCGGTGTTTGTACAAATTGCTCTTGGTTTTGAAGGAGAACCCGCAGGGGACGCACGGGTATGGCCGTTCTCCGGTGTGGGACCGGATGTGTTTCTTTAGTACACTGGGTTTGGCGCATGCCCTTCCGCAGTACTCGCAAACATATTTGCCAGGCTTCTGTGGTTTCAACTCAACCTTCCCGCCGGCCTCTGACTGCAGCTCCATCCCTGAATAGTAACTCTGTTGCTCAGGTGAACTCGGGGACTTCCTTTGTCTGACGGCTACTTTGGCGGCCTGCAGTGAAAACGACGCTTCGCTGTCTTTAGGAGTTTGGGAGATGGAATCCTCAATGGCCAGTAACTTCCCTGAGTTGGGAGCTTTTTTGGAACCGCCTGTGTCTTTGGCCGGGCCCTCCGGCGGGTGCTGGTGCCACCCTTTTCCCTCCATTTCCACCGATGGACTCCTTCTTATCTCAGGTGTGCATCGTTTTGCTGCGGCATCTGTGTCCTGACCTTCCGGAGAGCCTGTGGCGGTTTCTAGTGACTCCATTAATCCGACGTTGCGTTCGTTTCTTGGGGATAATATTTCTTAGGTGTCAGTAGTGATGTTTACGTACACGTGTGACGGCTCATCTGCAATACAGGAAACAGAAAGCAGGGATTATCAGCActgaaaacatgcatgtttttggaatgtcaaTCGAAGCTGGAGTACTGAAGGAAAACCCTCGGAAGCTCAAAGATAACATGCCACACGGGGAAAGCCTAAAATCTGGACCAGAACCTCAGAAGCGTAAGGCAGATGTGCCAAGCGCGAGTCTGCAGAGCTTTAATCCCACAATGCGTGCATACTGAGCCACTGGGTTGAGTGCTGTGGCATCTAAGAAATAGATGAGCATCAATATCACCTCGTATTCCCTCACGTCTCACACTCGGCGAAGAAACCCCGTCCCCTCATGAATTCTGGGAATTGCTTTAGCCTCAACACTGGAGGGCAcatcctcgtcctcctcatcctccaccTCACTTCATCCTCTCAGTATCAAATGCGGTGTCCTCCCTAACGAGGTTATGTAAGATTATCTGGTTCAAACCCTCAGAGTTCCCCCTTAATTAGGACATTGTTTCTCTcgctatatttttttttccctctctcctTTGGTTGTCGGTGCACCACGAACGGCCCAGCGCGATTCACCGAGGATGCGAATCCAAGGTGACTCGTCGCATGCGGACAGTCGCGTGAAAATAACAGAGATGGGAAGGGAGGCTAAGTGGGGGTGCGCCACATTTGAGtggtccattttaaaaagattctTGGAAGAACTAGTCACTTTTCTACTGTACGGTACCTTTACacatgctaatgttagcttaGGCTGTTGCTGTGCTACAatctccatttttttgctgtgagGCGCCGCTTTCTTGCTTACTTTGTTTACTATTTAGCAAGAAAATTACGTTTTGTTCAATGTTTCCTTTTCGTATGACGTGATATGTTCAATGGGAAgggattttttaaatttcccaCTTGCCTACGCATTCGCGTGAAATAATCCAAACGATGTGTTCATCGTGGCACGTTTACCTAGCCTCCAGTTAGCATAGCTTGAACCAACTAATGTGGTTTTCTGTGAATGCGAGTTGAATTGGACTATTTATTTTGCAACTTCCCATTCTTTATCCAACTGACgtgatcttgtttttttaaacagatttCAAAGTACAATTTAGAAAAGCTCAATCTGACTCATGTGGCATTTCTCACCTGTCTGATCAAGAGTGAACGCGTTCAATGCagtggtattttttttcccgcaaCTTCTCGTTCTTAAGGCATTATCGCACCGATGCGACATGTTTTTGCAGTTTCAAAGTGGAAAACAACACTCCCTTAACTGAGCCGAACGAGTTGACTCGAGCCAGTGCCACGCTGTGGAAAAGCAGGTTAACACAAcattggggggtggggggccttTGAAGTCTCCCTCCTCAAGGTCGATTTGACCTCATTGCTTAGTTTCCATCCCTCCGAGGCGTACGCCAGATTAATCCCGCGTTTGGCTGCGCGCACAAAGACACAGACGCATGTTGTTGTGTTGCACCTGTGCAACAAATGCATGACACAGCAGCGGTGCGAAGCGGAGGTGGAcggtaaaaaagaaagaaacgcTCCGTCCCTTTAAACCCGAGCATCCATAAATATCACAATGACATTCACACGCATGCACCCCCTCCCTTGATCCTCAGACAAACCTGAGATTTCaacctcctcctctccttccATGTCCCGCATCCTCATTCCTCATCCCGCACCGTCCATTCCGCCTCCGTCGGGATAAGGAAAAAAAGCGCCATGGTAAACGTCCCATCAGTCCGGAGTGGCGGCGGTAGCGGCGCACATTTGGAGCGTTCTATTGATGCGAGCCAGTCACCAGAGAAAATACCCAAGCATGACGTGCAGACCCGGGTACAAAAATAGCAAAGGGGCCCTGGGAGGGATTACACAACGGCCCACGTTTCAGGGCGCTTTTCCTCTCCGGCTCTGGCAGCTCGCTCAGGCTGGGTAGGAGGAGAGGGAAAGCGAGGGTGGGAGGGAGTCAGATGTCCTGATCATTGTCAAAAGCTGCTCTTCATTCATCAAGAACTGAGAACCTCCCTTCAAAAGGTGCAATTCACGTGGCCTATAtggcgaggaggaagtgggaGAAGGAGGGAGAAATAAAAGCCGTAGGGGGCTCTTTTGTGAGATGCTTCCCGTCACGACGTCCTCGGGCTCCATTCACAAAGCAGGAGAACCGTCGACGTCGTGACAAGCCGAGCCGGGCTTAATGCCGCCGGATGATGTGCAGCTGCACGCCGCATCTTGCATATGCGCCCGAGCCGAGTCAAACCCCCGACACGATTACTGTATTCCTCCCAGAGtatatccattttttttagattcatATCGAGAGAACTAAACAGAGAACAACGTGACCGTATACAAAATGACCACACAGTTACGTGGAATCTTCAAGCTTCGCCCACacgcaatggcaaacactcgATTTTTTTTCGCAAGTGACAGTCGCCCATCTGTCTCGTACACATGGTACAAATTTGGTAGCCGTCGGACGAAAATCTCTGGCAGTAGTTGGGTTTTGAAGGACCCATGAAAATGTGCAACCTGAAACCAAAATAactccaaa
Above is a genomic segment from Syngnathus acus chromosome 22, fSynAcu1.2, whole genome shotgun sequence containing:
- the hivep2b gene encoding human immunodeficiency virus type I enhancer-binding protein 2 homolog isoform X2, with the protein product MESLETATGSPEGQDTDAAAKRCTPEIRRSPSVEMEGKGWHQHPPEGPAKDTGGSKKAPNSGKLLAIEDSISQTPKDSEASFSLQAAKVAVRQRKSPSSPEQQSYYSGMELQSEAGGKVELKPQKPGKYVCEYCGRACAKPSVLKKHIRSHTGERPYPCVPCGFSFKTKSNLYKHRKSHAHSVKAGTPPFPHNVNVDQGSFEGDGDLFSDGEQSTDTDDDTFSDPLLLLDSPAETSDHTAVKVLNLISHKKASAMSTSTQDSSSHLPEINPIPVTTVEANRAIQSCTIKQRLALRLSEKRSSDSEHNLSLPSQSSKGSTDSGYFSRSESAEHQTSPPNANAKSYQEIMFGKCYKPSPKQTTVACYTDSGEVERYSEKGVSRVFTQEKDTVESIRINTKSFTREEMKEAQLDTGSDMGTLLRSNSMPTSSAVSLTMPQALRGSHSFDERTSNAGMRRLRRQAAFELPSHEGHVDSDGHGKASEMSPAGPEMDYPPSVNLQRHAMELATRKRRKEKREEEDLPPQYEVHHGQCEEMFDSGKDYESKLAGHGAVGVLKGRLSMQLDRIDMDISVSPEMCARKTLGNVISVIQHTNFINRPHADQSESYKSLRQREESFSSFQPMEESFEIDRGDGTLRQSFQLGAKLVRQPNIQVPEIRVTVEPDSPDKAPDVPVKEPEKHVEEFQWPQRSETLAQFPPEKLPPKKKRLRLADIEHSSGESSFESACTSLSRSPSQDSNLSYSSTFSFDREESLKPVSPARQDEFGKPLELLAVPGSGHSLSVLHQRQQHEMRRSSSEQAPCNLRKEFPEVRSVSFDYGSLDPTSKVRLGDLAKERQRGNLVRQESLSMDTEASHVQIFCGGASPSSLPIALPQLPHPGLLIPVRLQTHVPSYGSLTYTSVSQIFDNHYDKVSPALAASQNRATTHSVSVEALDLSSAKLKTGIPLSLTSRTISTTNASSGCASKRMLSPASSLDLFMEVKQQKRVKEERMFGQIVKELSAVELGKGHLEDDSHRRKFITPRQVTEEHSVESAMESSSLDTSSPPHLKQAGTDKRAQMETRTLALFSRDILVAEAERRGTPSSFPSLRTATGVSWCYLSYTKPSCSHDGEEGGGGGAPCSVYDTWHVSSRNPNPPELSTSAALALLHSKQKGGKLIYSMAAMCQPGNGKLVSSLVLWRQTGEQLQRKPEPKEADVNPGKKVKDTSFRLKAAKEEWKEREASNTQTAPTRIKIFEGGYKSNEDYVYVRGRGRGKYICEECGIRCKKPSMLKKHIRTHTDVRPYICKVCNFAFKTKGNLTKHMKSKAHMKKCLELGVSVTMDDTEIQEHDEAPQESKTEVAITAKHQFSDAEYSDGMDEDADDVDEDEDEDDDYEGESTPKLRSRSTSPQPGSGVTSLPVTVTVSGRWPGSDQRDKTMEDDTLSVLSPDQAGFLFDPYSSCLLSPGWESPIREPSPSRLRYPSPRRELSPRGRCSPLRPSSPGFSPIQHLSPCVATEKPTSPGAEMAGKRESAVRGRQRVVLRAVSPRRGGAHQQRGGSDKSRQHTKMDLAQQQGAFEMELEQRSISSLPAVTGGPHQNLLSHLPLHSQQQAFSLLPVLPVGGALWAPPPSPASSDVPPSPPSEEGAAHGTAEMAEEDQGSLDSRTRDGGQEENVQTCLKAIASLNINTEDPH
- the hivep2b gene encoding human immunodeficiency virus type I enhancer-binding protein 2 homolog isoform X1, which encodes MESLETATGSPEGQDTDAAAKRCTPEIRRSPSVEMEGKGWHQHPPEGPAKDTGGSKKAPNSGKLLAIEDSISQTPKDSEASFSLQAAKVAVRQRKSPSSPEQQSYYSGMELQSEAGGKVELKPQKPGKYVCEYCGRACAKPSVLKKHIRSHTGERPYPCVPCGFSFKTKSNLYKHRKSHAHSVKAGTPPFPHNVNVDQGSFEGDGDLFSDGEQSTDTDDDTFSDPLLLLDSPAETSDHTAVKVLNLISHKKASAMSTSTQDSSSHLPEINPIPVTTVEANRAIQSCTIKQRLALRLSEKRSSDSEHNLSLPSQSSKGSTDSGYFSRSESAEHQTSPPNANAKSYQEIMFGKCYKPSPKQTTVACYTDSGEVERYSEKGVSRVFTQEKDTVESIRINTKSFTREEMKEAQLDTGSDMGTLLRSNSMPTSSAVSLTMPQALRGSHSFDERTSNAGMRRLRRQAAFELPSHEGHVDSDGHGKASEMSPAGPEMDYPPSVNLQRHAMELATRKRRKEKREEEDLPPQYEVHHGQCEEMFDSGKDYESKLAGHGAVGVLKGRLSMQLDRIDMDISVSPEMCARKTLGNVISVIQHTNFINRPHADQSESYKSLRQREESFSSFQPMEESFEIDRGDGTLRQSFQLGAKLVRQPNIQVPEIRVTVEPDSPDKAPDVPVKEPEKHVEEFQWPQRSETLAQFPPEKLPPKKKRLRLADIEHSSGESSFESACTSLSRSPSQDSNLSYSSTFSFDREESLKPVSPARQDEFGKPLELLAVPGSGHSLSVLHQRQQHEMRRSSSEQAPCNLRKEFPEVRSVSFDYGSLDPTSKVRLGDLAKERQRGNLVRQESLSMDTEASHVQIFCGGASPSSLPIALPQLPHPGLLIPVRLQTHVPSYGSLTYTSVSQIFDNHYDKVSPALAASQNRATTHSVSVEALDLSSAKLKTGIPLSLTSRTISTTNASSGCASKRMLSPASSLDLFMEVKQQKRVKEERMFGQIVKELSAVELGKGHLEDDSHRRKFITPRQVTEEHSVESAMESSSLDTSSPPHLKQAGTDKRAQMETRTLALFSRDILVAEAERRGTPSSFPSLRTATGVSWCYLSYTKPSCSHDGEEGGGGGAPCSVYDTWHVSSRNPNPPELSTSAALALLHSKQKGGKLIYSMAAMCQPGNGKLVSSLVLWRQTGEQLQRKPEPKEADVNPGKKVKDTSFRLKAAKEEWKEREASNTQTAPTRIKIFEGGYKSNEDYVYVRGRGRGKYICEECGIRCKKPSMLKKHIRTHTDVRPYICKVCNFAFKTKGNLTKHMKSKAHMKKCLELGVSVTMDDTEIQEHVDEAPQESKTEVAITAKHQFSDAEYSDGMDEDADDVDEDEDEDDDYEGESTPKLRSRSTSPQPGSGVTSLPVTVTVSGRWPGSDQRDKTMEDDTLSVLSPDQAGFLFDPYSSCLLSPGWESPIREPSPSRLRYPSPRRELSPRGRCSPLRPSSPGFSPIQHLSPCVATEKPTSPGAEMAGKRESAVRGRQRVVLRAVSPRRGGAHQQRGGSDKSRQHTKMDLAQQQGAFEMELEQRSISSLPAVTGGPHQNLLSHLPLHSQQQAFSLLPVLPVGGALWAPPPSPASSDVPPSPPSEEGAAHGTAEMAEEDQGSLDSRTRDGGQEENVQTCLKAIASLNINTEDPH